Below is a window of Anabas testudineus chromosome 10, fAnaTes1.2, whole genome shotgun sequence DNA.
TTAGCACTGAGTGACATGATGCCTGCTAACAGTAAACCAACTGGCCTGGACTTCCTGCTGGCTTTCAATGTTGGCATTGAAATCCAAGGTCGACTGATGAGGTTTTCTAATGAGGCCCGCAACATCCCAAAGAGGTGAGCACTTGAGAATATGAACCATCTGGACTGACTGACTTTTCAtgatatgaaaacaaactgcagttaCTAAAAGTGTCtatttttggggtttttttttggCACAAGACTAAACAGTTATAAAACATCTGTCCAAAGTCACAGACACTCAGTCTCTTTCTATGTTCTTCATCATCAGGTTTCACCCTCCCACTGTGGTAGGGACCATGGGAAGTGCAGCTGCCTGTGCTCGCCTCCTGTCCTTGAATCCCTACCAGTGCAGTCACGCCTTGGCCATAGCTGCTTCTCTGTCTGGAGCCCCAATGGCTAATGCCGCCACTCAGTCTAAACCCCTCCACATTGGTAATGCTTCACGCTTGGGGCTGGAGGCCGCTCTGCTGGCTTCCCGGGGCCTAGAGGCCAGTCCTCTGGTCCTGGATGCTGTTGCAGGAGTGGCTGGGTTTAACGCTTTTTATGAAGACTATGTGCCAAAGCCTTTACAATCACCCAATGATAACGGCCATCTGTTCCTGCTAGAGGAGCAGGACATGGGCTTCAAGCGCTTCCCCGCCCATCTGGGGATGCACTGGGTGGCAGATGCTGCAGCCTCTGTCCATGAGCTTCTTGTGGGAGCTGGTCCTGGCACAGTCTCCCCAGCTCAAGTCCAAGACATCCTGCTCAGAGTCCCCAAATCCAAATACATCAACAGGCCTTTCCCTGAGTCTGAGCACGAGGCACGCCACTCCTTCCAGTTCAACGCTTGCAGTGCTCTCCTAGATGGCGAGGTGACAGTGCAGTCTTTCACACCTGCCTCCATGAACCGCCCTGACCTGCTCGCTCTGCTGAGCCGTGTTCGTGTGGAGCATCCCCACGACAACCCAGCTAATTTCAACCGCATGTACGGCGAAGTCCAGGTGACGACTGTTGGTGGAGACGTTCTGACGGGACGCTGCGACACTTTCTACGGTCACTGGCGCAACCCACTGACCAATGAAAGCCTGATAAAGAAGTTCAGAAACAATGCAGGAGTGGTGCTTCCCTCTGAGAAGGTGGAGAGTCTGATTGATGTGGTGGAGGAGCTGGACAGAGTGGTCGACTGCAGAGCCCTTCTCTCTCAGCTTCAATGAACATTTACAGACATTCACAGTGACagcaaaactgaaatgattgtacataaataagtaaaaataaaatcaacagtgAGATGtaatttaacataacatttcCTCAAATCAAAGCAGCAGAATGTCACTTCATCAAAATACCCAACCTAACTTTTTTCTATTTACCTGTGTAGAAAATAGCTCACAGAACATATTTACCTAAATTATTATactattttttcttgtttatattaaatgtaatgCATAATCATGTTACACTACAATGTAGATAAGATTTACAtgttctttaactttaaaatatgaatttcatGTGTAGTATGTATTAAGTTCCAGCACTGTGCtttgtactttttgtttgtGGCAGCCATCAGTGCAGCGTTTCTATTTCTGTGTTGTcgttttaataaaattattcaAAACTATGACAGTGAGACctttttttataacaaattaaaattattcaACAGCATTTAAAACTGATCTGAGACAAATATGTCCAAGTTTTTTTGTAAGTCGTTAAACACAAAGTTGTGACTAGTGAGGTCACAATATATCAATTTAtcattatgtaaataatttgCAGTCAACTATTTAAATCCAAGTGGTTCTCTGATACCAACTAACCGTCACGTGTCTTGGAAAAAGGAAAACGTTTGCAGAATGACTCAACAAATAAATTTTGTGTAtgcaaataaaagaaagtgaagaggtttttgttttttcaggggTGTTAACTAAAATGAGGAGAGCAATTTGGGGAAAAACAGAGCTGCATTCCACAAAGGAGGAAATGGACATTTGTCCTTGAGACAGCAGGGCTCTGTGTCATGCAACTGACCAGTGTAGTTCTGCAAGGCCGTAGGGGAAACCCACAGTAACTGTTTCCTGGCAGGCCTGCACGTGTCGGCGCAGTTGGATCAACAAAGAAGTGCTATACagattttcaaaatgaaaagtaTAAAGTCTAAAAGCAATCGAACCAGCTTTAGAACCTTTTGAAATTATAGACCCACAATTAAGAAATGCTTATATAGGCGATacactgaaggaaaaaaacagtcaaCTAATTCTGTGAAATACTGtcaataaaaatactgaattatGTGACACACCTGTTCTTATTAATAGTATTtaataacacattattattttctgcCCTCATATACAAAAGTATTCTTCATTACAATTAATATATTTCATTCTGTTTGAATGTTCCATGATATGTACATACATGAACATAtagtacatttttaataaatatatatatatttaataaatataattgaaCAGCTGTATATTAGGTAAAGGAGAAATAGggataaacataaaaatgttgtcAAAGTAAAATAGTAATGGTAATGTTTTGATTCACATTACTTTTACTGGAAATTACCTGCTCATATTTGATGTTAGAAAAAGGTAGAAATTGTTCATCTGTATCTACACCTTTTAGATCAACAATAACAGTCAGCGCAATGTTTGAAATGTCCACATTAGACcctgtattatttaaaatggaGAAGGTATCACAGATTATACTGTTTGTACTTCCCTCATAGTCCAGCTAACACAGTAGATAGAGCCAAAACAAATAGAGGTATTCAGTTGGAGTCGTTTAGAGGAACCTTTTCAATCATAGTTGACTTTCTTGGTGAGCAAATGAAATATACTGAATAAATATTGCTGTATTTCTTACGTTATCAACTTGACTGcattaaaacatgcaaacacagtatttctttCTTGACGTTCAAATTTAAATGTGCTCACACAAATCACTCAAATTACCCAAAGATTCTTTTCATAACAGGTGAAAAGAAAATTTGAATCTGTTTTCTCAGaaagtataaagaaaaaaaaacactttaaatcatttaaacacacatgcatacatctGAAAACACAACCTAGAATCTTAGCAGATAATATTAGAGACTAATGTAGAGGACATCATTCTCTCAATAGGTTAGTGATCGTCAGTAAAGTGTAAGTTGTGGTTGTGTGTaatcatgtgtttgtgcaggacAAATATTTTTGAGTCCATAATCATTTGTCAACAGTATAATTTCTTTTGATACTGCTTAAACTATTATTAAGACTTATCAGGGCATTTCTATTCCCCACCTTTTGCTACATATTAACCACAAAAGGCTGGAAAGAggaagatctttttttttcccagcacttctcctcatttaaaacacactttctgGTGTTAGACAAAGAATAAATCATGAATACGGAAATAAGGAAAGCAATAAGGCAAGATTAGTGTTATGTAACACTGAACCAATAATGGACACAATGACAAGAACACTGATAAGCCAGTCGGGAAAACACCGCTACCGGGAAGCGTTTTACTGCGGACAGTTAATACAGTATTGGGTTTTTGtcataaagaaattaaaactatagaaaatataaaaatgaagacaaaacaacCTGGAAACTTAAACTTGTCGCCTTCTCAGCAACAACAAAGCGAGGTCACCCATAAAAAAGCATGGGTTACAGGTGTCTTTTGTACTCTCTCCAcccacagtaaacacagtaaaacaacaatGGTCTAGTCTCTGATTTTAAAGATTAAACCCTCTCAGCATCTACTGAAGAATAGATGGTGTTTCCCTACAACAATGGTTAAATAGGTTAATGACACATACAATGCACACTTCACACAGCTCTGATAGTGAGTGGAAAGAATCCTGCCGCTGACAACGGAGGGGGTCACAAAGgtatatgtgtgttgtgtaataGAGTGGGTGAGGATTTGTagcaaaacaatgaaacacGCCTCTTGCTCTTTTGTGCATATTCTTTCAACATTCAGGAAAAATGTTGACTACCAGGAATTTGCTCGTTCAGGAAAAGGTACGTAAATGTATCGATACAAGTACAATACGTAGGTTCAACACATTGTGAAAGTGTGTTTCGCATAGGATGTGACGTGTGCCAGCCACAGAATGCTTAAAGAAACActaaacaagaaacaaagaagacacAGGCCGCTTCTTGCATAATGTTGAATGCACAcagtcactgactcacacacCAAGAGAAATTCATATGTCACTGGAGGAATGATGGTCTCATGACTGCTGTTTTAAGATAATACCAGGAAAATGGTGAATCTATCCTTTATTGATGAAACTGTGTAATTCACGTGTTCATTTTCCCTCTGACTGGTTGTTGTTTGACGTGCTGACACTTTAGGCTGGATGTCTGAAATATTTAGAGGTGATGGTCCCCACAGAGCCCCAATCTTAACATGATAATGTCTGGGATTAAAGGAAGTCTGAGAATACTGGGACAGCCTACAGAAAACACATAATAGGTTTTCAAGACACATGGAACGACCTTCCTGCCTGAAAGGCTGTATGTATAAACGTAACAGGTGATCGTGCCAAATATTAATAtgatgtagttttgtttgtgttttcaaggCACTGTGTGATTGAAATGTGTGACTTTAAAAGTCAAGTCAAGCATCCACACATTACTGTCAGGGCCTGAAACTGTTGCACACATTCAACAGATTATGTTATAACTGTGGTAATACAGGAGGGTGAGGCAGAGGCACTGCTGTGGCTGTCACATTTAGAATAAATCTTCATGTTGATATGTTGTCCACATGTGCAATATTTGTGGATATCATGTGAATTTGAGGTctgaaatcacattttcacaacagataaataaaatacaaaatgatgtGTAGATTTTGTTAAATAATATGATGTGTCAGACACATTAGCAGACATTTATTACTTATTTCAAGCTACTCGCAGCCTTTAACTACATCTCAGTAAATTCTTTTTAAGCCTCCACTaagctgtgaaacacacacaactgtaaGAGCATGTTCTACCTGCGTTTGAGTTCCAGATTGCTTTCTTTACGTTTTGATCTGATGAAATGACGTCTCAGCAAGATTTCAAGAGTAGTTCTTCACAATCAACCGTTCAACTGCCTCTAACCCTGTTCCCTGGAGTCCCTCAGGTAAAGTTCAGCGCTGAGTGGTTGTTCAGGTGAGGTTTGAAAGCAAAAGACTTTTGCTATGTTTGAccagcttcattttttttttactgcatctGGTTAAATGCAAACCTGAAGGTGGTTCACGAGGCAACGACGACAGCCATCTTTGAACATCACCCACAGTCGGATGTAGGACCACTGTTTTGGAGCCATGATCTGAGTTATAAGCTCAAAATAGTCTTGTTTACCGTCCTTTCAAGATGATTGGGAGTCTGAGAACCAACCATAACCTCAATAGGAGCTCCCTAAATGTTTCATTGATCTTTCCCTATTAGATTATGATACCTCTGTAGGTGGAGCAACCAGGTGGtagaaattataataataatattcagtgAGTGATGAAAAGTTATCAATAGACAGAGTGCAGTACACTGTATATTTCATTTGCAGGTGACACACATGAAGCTGCAAGCTTAATATCAACTTTgatatgtgtttatttcagaaACAAATGAAGTCTAGATGTTTCAGACATCTCTGACTTGGTTGCTGTTTGCTGAATAACaacatttgttattgttacaATGATGCTTCATtttgatgcaaataaaaaatacaaacaaaatcgCAATACAAGGACCTTCTTAGTACGTTACAAGCATTTATAGAAGCTTAGTCTCGTATCTGGTATCTAACTCAAGACAACATTTAGACCAAATaaagcaaaagcaaataaaaaaatttaatgttTGGTGACAGAGAAATcatgtttattaaatatgatCATATTTGAAAGCTATGCAGCACGTAGCTAGACTTCTTTAAGACAGTTTCAGTGTCTCCTTGACCATGATGCCTATTCCATCGAAAACTTTATGAACGGGAGCATTGCACATGAAGGCAGAGGTGGTGACCAGTTTATTTTTGACATCCACGTGAGCTTCTTCCACGTCCTTGTTCACGTGTTTGCAGCCCATCTCCTTCACCACACCTGCTGTCTGAGCATATGGCCACCTGTAGAGGACAACAGACGGGCGGTCAGAACTGATgtttgatataaatatatatataaacacagacatttgaTGACTGTTTTACTCACTTTTCACACTCTTTGTCTTGTCCCACAGTGATTTCACAGCCGGGCAGGACTTTGGCAGCGAGGATGGGGGAGATGCAGCACATCCCCAGTGGTTTTCCGGCTTTGTGGAAAGCTTTGATGATCTTCTCTACATCTGGCTGAACGGTGCAGTCTTTATTCTTCACTGCCCAGTCACTCAGGTTCTTAGCCACACCAAAACCACCtgaatgtgaacacacacacacacacacacacacacgctggatTCATTTATCGTATCACAGAAGTGAATATATAAGAAAAGTGAAACGCAGATCATCGTCCTCTGTGAGCTTCATTTATGGCCATTTCATTCCCACCTGGAATGATGGCGGCATCAAATGCTGAAACATCTAACTTGGCCAGATCAGTCACGTCGCCCCTGGCGATGCGAGCACTTTCCTGCAGGgtgtttcttttctcatctGTAGGTTTCCCCTCAGTGTGGTTTACAACATGCATCTGCTCTGTATTGGGAGCGAACATCTGCAcctgaaagaaaatgttaacatgtgAAACTTTCTTTAACCAATTGTGCTTTAGTGGGTTGGACCTTTGACAGGGGCTGCTGAAAtagtaaacaaagaaaaataataacttCTAGCTACTACTGAAGGAAGTCCTGTACGCGTGTTAAAACATACTTAAATAAACTTACTTTTGCTCCAGCACGACTCAGATGGACGAGGACAGCGGAGGCCTCGTGGACCTCTGTGCCATCATAGACTCCACAACCGGAGAGAATAACTGCAACGCGTTTTGCCATGATTCCTACAGAGCACACAAACAAAGCCCACATTGTTGATACATCTAAAGGTATTTTGAATATAGTAGATAACTTCGATAACTTTCCCTGAATCGACTACTGTACTGCATGAAGAAGcctttaaaatgaaactgaatacGGCTCCTTAGACACCTGTCGCACATGTTTACACATAACATTTACTGAGCCAGGTGAGAGAAGAGTCTCAGGAGGTTGGCTGCATCCAGGTGACACCAGTGAGAAAGACTTACAGGAGGAAAGAGCAGCAAAGTGTTAACtcaacatacacaacacatgTCCACAGTTAACAGGGAAATACTTCACTGGTGTTATTAATACTGAATATACATTACAAAATACAGTCAGTGGTTTATTATGATTGAAGCCACGTCGTTTtgtagataaaaaaataatattaaatatataattattatataattatttaagtGGAAGGTGTGCGGAGGCTGCTGTCTTTGTCTGCCTCTAGATGAAAGATGGTGTCCATGTTTTTCACTTCCCGGTGTTACGcactttttgttgttggtgaAATTCAAAACGTTTTGTAAAACAGAAAGGACGAGTTGAGTTCGGGCATCAGAAGTAAGAgactgagagaggaggaggaggtcttactttgtgtttgcagctgatCCGTCTTTAACCTGCGCGCAGTCGAGCAGCTCGGTCCAGGTGCGTCGTGGGATCACTGAACCGCACTCTCGACTTTATAGTCTGCGTCCGCGTCTCTGCCTCCTCCCACACCCTGCTGTGCAAAGCTGACATCATGCACCAGTCACATCTCATTTCATGCTCCTATCATGATCCACATAAACTGCTGAATCATTCCTGTTTAGTTTGCAGTAAAGCCGGAAACTAGAAAGCTTTTATTGAGGGCTCTGTGTgtgggaaataaaaatgaataaataactaaataacattaaataaataaaagataatttACTTAAATGAAATAATAGTGTATGTTGTTTAGTTAATATATCTTAGATAGTTTGTAGTTtaactaatacaaataaataacagcagtggataatgttaatgtgttgcTGCCCTAAGTAACCTGATTACCTG
It encodes the following:
- the LOC113160444 gene encoding cis-aconitate decarboxylase-like; protein product: MISTLQKAIRPVWAVRGLHKAAVEILKEPAPEDTVTASFGKFISDIKPQHLSSVVLHRSKRMVLDSIGVGLIGSTTEVFELALQHCQHMYAPDNISSVYGRWGTRLSPTLAAFVNGVATHSMDFDDTWHPATHPSGAVLPAVLALSDMMPANSKPTGLDFLLAFNVGIEIQGRLMRFSNEARNIPKRFHPPTVVGTMGSAAACARLLSLNPYQCSHALAIAASLSGAPMANAATQSKPLHIGNASRLGLEAALLASRGLEASPLVLDAVAGVAGFNAFYEDYVPKPLQSPNDNGHLFLLEEQDMGFKRFPAHLGMHWVADAAASVHELLVGAGPGTVSPAQVQDILLRVPKSKYINRPFPESEHEARHSFQFNACSALLDGEVTVQSFTPASMNRPDLLALLSRVRVEHPHDNPANFNRMYGEVQVTTVGGDVLTGRCDTFYGHWRNPLTNESLIKKFRNNAGVVLPSEKVESLIDVVEELDRVVDCRALLSQLQ
- the si:ch211-153b23.5 gene encoding glutamine amidotransferase-like class 1 domain-containing protein 3A, mitochondrial → MAKRVAVILSGCGVYDGTEVHEASAVLVHLSRAGAKVQMFAPNTEQMHVVNHTEGKPTDEKRNTLQESARIARGDVTDLAKLDVSAFDAAIIPGGFGVAKNLSDWAVKNKDCTVQPDVEKIIKAFHKAGKPLGMCCISPILAAKVLPGCEITVGQDKECEKWPYAQTAGVVKEMGCKHVNKDVEEAHVDVKNKLVTTSAFMCNAPVHKVFDGIGIMVKETLKLS